The Anaerolineae bacterium genomic sequence TATTTTGGCAATGCATCGGCTGGGGGAGTCGGGCCAGAGCTTAAGGGCGAGTTTGTAGAGGGATATAGCTGCAGGAATGTTACCAGCATTCAAAAAGAAATTGCCGGCATCCAGCAGAATCCTGGCGCGCATTGAAACAAGGTAGAGGATGATAAGGAACATGATGGGATTGAGAGAAACGTTAGCTACCCACGCCAGCAAGGCAAAAAAGGCAGTTATAGCCAGGCCTTCCGCAGCTAATTGCCCTGAGAGGCCATGGCCCTTTAAATAGCCCAGACCTCCAAAGGCCAGGATAAAAACAAGCCCGGTAACTAAAATTACAAGGGCTGGATGATACATTGGGCAACCTCCATATCACAAGTTTTACTCGTGGGTGGGATGCAGGCGATTTGACCGCTCTTCAATTTCTCATTTTTACATCCGCGGGCTCAGGACTTGCCACGGGCCATCGGACCATTCGTAAAAATCTTCCGCAAGTGCACCCACTCAAGCCCGGGATTTACGCGATTCTGGTAACTAGCTCCAGCGCCTTTTTAAGACTTCAGGCAGAGGATTACGTATGACACTCCCTCCGCTTCTCAAGTAGCCTCACGGTAAAAGGCAGCAGCCATATAGCCCACTACACTTCCAAAGTCTCCAGTTACATCACCAGAGTTAGCATACTTAAGCACTTTAGCCCTATCGGCCCCAAGCTCTTTAGAGGCGAGCATCACAGCCACAATGGGGCCTCCTCCGCAAGCCTCGGCTTTACCTGAGGTTATGGCTCTGGCCAGCCCTTCCGGATCATAACTCTCTACATGGTTTAACACTACTTTGTCAAGTGAAACGGCAATTCGGTAAGAGTAAAAGTGAGAAAGGTCAGAGCTTGCCACCAATAGGGCTTGTTTGCCTTTCAACACTTTAACCAGAGCCGAGGCCAGCTTCTGACACCGATCCCAGGATTGATCTCCCATCATCACTGGAACGAGTTTGAAGTTTCCCAGTACATACTGAAGGAACGGGAGCTGTATTTCAAGGGAGTGCTCCTGATCTGAGCGCAAGAAAGTGAACTTAAGTTCTTCGTCCAGTTCGGCGATAACCTCTCCATCCAGTGGGATCTGGCCTAAAGGGGTTTCGTAGAAAGCAGCAGCTGTGAGAGCATAACCATCCAGGTAAAGCCTGTGGCTGGGATGGACTACTACTACGGTCTCAAAGGAGCGGCCTTCAATTTGCTTGTACGCATAAGCTGCCACCTGGCCTGAGTAGATGTACCCGGCGTGAGGGGCCACAAGGCCCACCAGTTCCCCCGGGACAGGCTCAATTTCAACCTTCGCCAGAAAACTGGAAATCATTCGGTTTAGCTCCTCAGGCCTTCCCGGGTACCACGTGCCAGCTATAACCGGCTTTCTTACCCCTTTAAGTTCAAGGCTGGCCATTACTGAAGCCTCCACATTTTCTCAAGAACATAATACCCCAAAAGACAGCAACAGGCAAGAGGGAAAAAGCCTATGCCTTTAGCCGCATCTGAAAGGACATCTGGAGGTGGGGAAAGGATTTCGGACTACCCTGGAAAATTAAGCTGGCAAAGGAAGTTTTAGGACATGGGTCTGGGGGTAATGAGCCAGCGGTTTAAGCATTTGGCAAGGGGAAAAGTTAGCATCAGGGCCGCGGTGGAACGCTGGTGGTGATAACTCCCAATGGCCCGGAAAAACAGCGGAAGCTGGTCCAGTTAAGCTGGGAAATAAAAAGCCCAGGGTAGCCTTTTTGGCCAAGCACTCGCGGAAAATGTGGGTAAAATCAAGCAACAGGGGAGTGGTGTAAATTTGCCTTGGGGAGAAAGTGATGGTATAATTTTATAAACAATGAGCCCGAGGAAGGGCTCACCAAAGGAGGGGGGATATGAGAAAGTTGGCTTTGCTCTCAGGTTTGCTCATCGTTCTGAGCATTATAGCTGCATCGTGCGCCCCCAGGCCTGGTGTCATCAAGATAGGACTCAACGTTGAGCTCACTGGAGGAATTCCTGTAGTAGGTCAGTCCTGCAAAAATGCTGCAGAGCTCTTCGTTGAAGAGGTAAACAAGGCGGGGGGGATTGAAGTAGGAGGCCGCAAGTATACCATTCAACTTCTGATTGAGGACAACGAAGACAAAGCAGAATCTGCCGCCGCTGCTGCCCTTAAGCTCCACACCGAAGGTGTTCTCCTCATGATTGGTCCTAACGCCAGCCGCAATGCTATTCCCGCCTCGGAAGTGGCCGAAGCCAACAAGATGCCCATGATTACCCCATGGTCTACCAACCCCAAGACTACTCTCGACCCCAAGACCGGAGCACCCAAGAAGTACGTCTTCAGAGCCTGTTTCATTGACGATTTCCAGGGAGCTGTGGCGGCTAAGCTGGCTGTGGATTTGGGTGTGAAGAAGCCGGCCGTCCTCTTTGACGTAGCCTCCGAATACAACAAGGGGATCGCTGAGTTCTTCAAGAAGACGATAGAGCAGCTGGGTTACCCTGTGGTTGCTTACGAAACCTACACCAAGGGTGATAAAGACTTCTCAGCTCAGCTCACCAAGATCATAAACTCAGGCGCTGATGGCCTCTTCCTCCCCAACTACTACACCGAAGTGCCCCTCCAGGTCCAGCAGGCCAGGAAACTGGGCTTCAAGGGCATAATCTTTGGAAGCGACTCCTGGGGTAACCTGGAGCTCATTGACCTCTGCGGTCCCGATTGTGACGGCCTGTTCTTCACTACTCACTATGCCCCGGACATCGCCACCCCGAAAGCTCAGGCCTTTATTAAGGCCTACGAAGCTAAGTATGGCAAGACCCCCGATGATGTGGCTGCCCTGACCTATGACGCTTTCGGCCTTGCGGTTACGGCTATCAAGCAGGCTGGAAAAATTGACCGGGAGGCCGTAGTGGCTGCTCTCAGGGGCATCACTCAATACGAAGGAGTGACGGGCGTCATGGAGTACAGGGGCACCGGAGACCCCATCAAGAGCGCCGTTGTCCTTAAAGTAGATGTTCCGGGTAGGAAGTTCACCTACTACACTACGGCCAAGCCGTAAAGACTAATTTTCCAAACCAAAATAAGGGCGGGGGTAAGCTCAAGGCTTACTCCCGCCTTATAATGGAGGAGCTATGCAAGCCTTCCTGCAACAGATTCTTAATGCCTTACAGCTGGGAAGTGTCTATGCCCTTATCGCCCTTGGATACTCAATGGTTTACGGCATCATTACCCTTATAAACTTCGCCCACGGCGACATCTTTATGGTCAGCACCTATGTGGCTTTCTTTGTGGGTTCTGCTCTGATGGCCTATGCCCTCAAACTTCCAGGCCTCATCACTTTCCTTCTTACCATGTTTGCTTCCATGATGTTTACCGCTTTTTTGGCAGTGGTAATTGAGCGCTTTGCTTATAGGCCATTGCGAAAAGCCCCAAGAGTATCGGCGGTAATAACGGCTCTGGGAGTAGGACTTTTCCTGGAAAACTTCACCCTGGCCACCATTGGACCTCACCCTCGCTTCCTTCCTCCCATAATTCCAGTCCAGCGTTTTACAATTGGTGGCATAGCTACTTCCAATATCCAGCTCATCATAATTTTTGTCTCAGCTATTGTTATGTTCCTTCTGGATACTATCGTCCGACGCACCATGGTGGGGATGGCGATGCGAGCTATCTCGTGGGATAAATTTACCGTTCCCCTTATGGGGGTCCCAATGGACCGTATAATTTCTATAACTTTTGCTCTGGGGGCTTCTATTGCTGCCGTTGGGGGGACTTTGTACGGCTTTGTTTACACTATTGACCCCTACATGGGGATAAGGATAGGGTGGTGGGCTTTCATTTCGGCGGTAGTAGGGGGGATAGGCAATATCAGGGGAGCTATGTTGGGAGGTTATTTGCTGGGGCTCGTGGAAATCTTCACCCCTGTCATTTTGCCTTCCTCCACTTACAGGGACTTTGTGGCTTTCTCTATGCTATTGCTTCTGCTGGTCTTCCGGCCTTATGGCCTCTTGGGTCGACCCGTAACTCAGAAAGTGTGAGGGAAACACATGGAAAAAGTTAGCGGCTTACTTTCCCCCGTAAGAAATTTCTGGAATTCTTTTTACTCCGCATGGCCGGATCCTGTTAAGAAAGCCTTTACCCCTGGGCTCGTAGGGTTGCTTTTCTTCATTATGTTGGTCTTTCCGGCACTGGGGTTAATTAACCTTTACTGGCAACAAGTGCTCATATACGTGGGAATTAACATCATCCTCACCCTGAGCCTGAACCTGGTCAACGGTTACATGGGGGAGTTCTCGGTGGGCCATGCAGGTTTCATGGCCGTTGGGGCCTATGTATCCTCTATCCTTACGGTATGGGTTTTGCCTAAATTGGGCCTCTCGGCTTATGCCCCTTATCTCTTCCCCCTGGTTCTTATCATTGGGGGATTGGCTGCGGGGCTTAGCGGGCTGATAATCGCTTTCCCCTCCTTCCGTACAAGGGGTGACTACCTGGCTATCGTTACTCTATCTTGGAACATGATAGTAAAAAGCATATTGGAAAACATAGAGGCCGTAGGTGGGCCGAGAGGCTTTATGGGCATGCCCAAGCTTACAAACCTGGCTTGGGTTTACGTGTGGGTGGTCATAACTATATGGTTCATCCGTAATCTGGTTTACTCCAACTACGGAAGGGGAGCTCTTTCCATAAGAGAAGACGAGATAGCCGCTTCTTTGGTGAGCGTTGATACCCGTAAGGTTAAAATTGTTATCTTCGTTATCGCTTCTTTCTTTGCTGGGATCGCTGGTGGGCTTTACGCTCACGTTCTCCTCTTCATTAACCCCAGGGCCTTCAGTATTCTCAAATCCACCGATATTTTGGTCATGGTATACCTGGGAGGAATAGGAAGCATAGGGGGGTCCATCCTTGGCGCTACAATCTACACCGTTCTTCTGGAACTTTTAAGGCCCCTCCAGGTTTGGCGCTGGGTTATTGGTCCGCTCCTTCTGGTCCTTTTGATGATTTTCAGGCCAAGAGGGATAATGGGAATGAGGGAGTGGGGGTTCCTGGTCCCTCCAGAAGAGAGGCCGGAAACCTGGCGTAAGGAGAGGGAAACCATCATTCTGCCCAGGCTGGCTTCCACTCGAGCAAATCCTGAAAGGTGAGGGGTTAAATATGCCTATCCTTAAGATAAGAGGTCTAACTCATTATTTTGGGGGGTTACGAGCAGTCTACGATTTTAATCTGGACCTGGAAGAGGGAGAGCTTATCGGGATAATAGGACCAAATGGGGCCGGGAAAACCACCGTTTTTAACCTCATAACGGGTGTCTACCGTCCAACGGCTGGAGAAATTATTTTCAATGGGCATAGCCTGGTTGGTAAGAGGCCAGAACAGATTATCGCTCTTGGAATTGCACGCACCTTCCAGACTCTGCGCCTGTTTAAGAACCTGACGGTCCTGGACAACGTGCGCATTGCCAGGTTCTCAAGGATAAAATATTCTCCCCTGGAAGCTATGTTTAAAGTCGGGAAAAGGGCGAGGGAAAGCGAAAGAGAAGCGAGACTTAAGTCGATGGAGCTTCTGGAAATAATGGGCCTTGCTGATAAGGCCGATTGGTTGGCCTCAAGCTTGCCCTACGGGCTCCAGAAGAGATTGGAAATAGCTCGGGCGCTGGCCAGCGAGCCACGCCTTCTCCTCCTGGATGAACCAGCCACAGGGATGAACCCTGCAGAAGTTTCGGAGCTTATGGAGCTTATCAAGTGGATCCGGCGCGAATTTGGCCTTACCATAATCCTTATAGAGCACCAGATGAAAGTAGTAATGGGAATTTGCGAAAGGATAAAGGTTCTGGACTTTGGCGAGACTATAGCCGAGGGGTCACCGGTTGAAATCCAGAATAACCCCAGGGTTATAGAGGCCTATCTTGGGGAGGAGGCCATAATATGAAAGGGGACGTCTTGCTTCGGGTGGAGGACCTGCACGTCTCCTACGGGGTGATCAAAGCCCTTAGGGGCATTTCCTTCGAGGTCAGGGAAGGGGAAATCGTTACTCTTATCGGGGCCAATGGGGCTGGCAAATCCACAACCCTCAGAGCTATTTCCCGCCTTATCCCCATAGATAAAGGCACGATTGTATTCAATGGGGTGGATCTCAGGAACGTTCCTCCCCACAAAGTAGTGGAACTGGGGATATCCCATGTGCCGGAGGGAAGAGGGATTTTTGCCAACCTTACTGTTATGGAGAACCTGAAGCTGGCTACCTGGGCAAGGAAAGACCATAAAGAAATAAAGAAGGATTATGAACGAGTATTTGCCCTGTTTCCGCGATTAGTGGAAAGGAAAAACCAGCTGGCTGGAACCCTTTCCGGTGGGGAACAGCAGATGTTAGCTGTGGCTCGGGCTTTGATGAGCCGGGGCCGCTTAATGCTTCTGGATGAGCCCTCTATGGGCCTCGCGCCAGTTCTGGTAAGGGAATTCTTCAATACCCTAAAGGAGATAAATGCTCAAGGTACCACAATCCTCCTGGTAGAACAGAACGCCCGCCAGGCTTTAAAGCTTGCCCATAAAGGGTATGTTCTGGAAACGGGCGTGATTGTCCTTTCGGGGACGGCCGAAGAACTTATTAATAATCCAGAGGTTAAGAAGGCTTACCTCGGAGGATAAATGCCCGCAGGATGCCCTTCATGCCCCTCCTGGGCTGAGATAAGCCTTGACGCCATTGAAGCTAATGTAAGGAATATAAAGTCTTTCATTGGTGAAAAATGTGAACTCATAGCGGTAGTAAAAGCTAATGCTTATGGCCATGGAGCCGTTCCTGTAGCTCAAATTGCCCTTGAAGCTGGTGCTTCCAGGCTGGCAGTGGCTCGCGCATCCGAAGGGATCAGGCTACGTCAGGCGGGAATAGAGGCGCCAATTTTAGTGATGAATTATATCCCTTTAGCTGAAATACCCCAGGCAGTTCGCTACAACCTTACCCCTACCCTCATGACTTTAGAGCAAGCCAGAGCTTTCTCCCAGGAAGCTATTAAAGCTGGCAGGAATTGGCCTGTTCACATTAAAGTGGACACTGGCCTGGGGCGATTCGGCCTTCTACCAGAAGAGGTGATGGATTTCGTAAAGGCAGTGGCTTCTTTACCAGGTTTAACTCTTGAAGGTTTCTACACCCATTTCTCTGTGGCGGACGAGTTAAACCAGGATTCCACTAATTACACGTTCCGGCAATTTGAGATCTTTATGGGGCTCTCGGAGAAGTTGGAAAGGGCTGGATTTCATTTCCCCCTCCGACATGTCTGCAACAGTGCAGCCACTATGCGCTTCCCCTCAATGCATCTGGAGGCTGTCAGGGTTGGAATCATCCTTTACGGGCTTCGTCCTTCAGAGGAAATTGAACCTCCTTTTCTCCTCAGCCCAGCCCTCTCCCTCAAGGCCCGAGTGGCAAGAGTGAGAGTTCTTCCCGCTAATTTTCCAGTAAGTTACGGGCGCACTTATGTAACCACCCGCCCCACCCCTGTTGCGCTGGTCCCTGTGGGCTACGGAGATGGCTATCATCGGCTTATCTCCAACAGGGGTTTTGTTTTGATAAAAGGTGTAAGGGTGCCAATAATAGGCAGGATTTGCATGGACCAGTTCGTAGTGGATGTAAGCGGAGTGGATGGAGTTCGCGAAGAGGACGAAGTGGTGCTGATCGGAGAACAAGGGGGAGAACGAATTAGCGCAGAAGAAGTTGCACGCTGGGCTGAAACCATCAATTACGAAGTTGTAGCCTCTCTAACCTCTCGCCTTCCAAGGGTTTACATCAGGCGAGGGGAAATTTTAGCTCACCATTCCGACTTTTAACCTCCACATTTTGGCCCCAGATTTGAAAACCCTGTATAATTTTCTTGAAAGAGTCTGAGGAGGGCTGGACAAAGTGGTCTACCCGGATGTTATGGTCAGAGAAGAGGATGCAGAAATTTTGAAGAAAGTGATAGCGGGGCTTAACTTCATTGCGGACTTAACCAAAGCTGATGCATTCGTCTATTACCCGGTGCCGGTTAAGGATGCTGTGGCTATTCTGGCTCATGCCAGACCCCGTTCCATTTCCCCACTTTACCAAGAAGAATTGAAAGGCCGCTATGTCTACAGAGTTGAAAGGCCTCTGGTCTTTCGGGCCTTAAGGCGCCTGGGCTATTGGAAAAGCCAGGGTTTTCTGCTGGCCGGTGATGCCCCTATGGTAGAGGAAACTTTTTCCATAATCGAGAGAAAGGGCCGTATAGCTGGAGTCTTAAGCTTTGAATCAAACCTCCTGGAGTATGAAAGGCGCCGTCGCCGCAGCCAGGTTTTCCAGATAGCTCTCCATTACCTTCACCATATGGCGCGCCGCGGACTTCTGGATAAAACCCAGTCCTTCCATCCTGTGACCGAACAGGATGGCATAATCGTGGTGGATGATCAGGGGATTATCCGTTACATAAGTGGGGTTGCTGCTAACCTTTACCGTAAACGTGGCATCATGCGGGACCTCAGGGATGTTTCTATCTCACGCCTTCCTTCTGCTGACCGCCAAATGTTTCGCATCGCTCTGGAGGAAAGGGATTTCTACCAGGAAGAAGAAAAGTTAGAGGATAACATGGTCTGGATAAAGCGAGTTTTGCCCATCTATGAGCCCCCATCTCGCCTCAGGGAATTTTTCATCCCCTTCCTGGGGGACCCGCCCATGCCTTTGGCTGGAGCTATGCTCATAATTTACGATGCCACAGAAGAACGCCGCAAGGAACAGGAACTCAAAGTTAAAACAGCTATTATTAAAGAGATTCACCACCGCATTAAGAACAACCTTCAGACGGTAGCGGCTCTTTTGCGCCTTCAGGCCCGTCGCATTTCCCACGAGGAGGCCAGGGCTGCTTTGAGCGATAGCATCAACCGAATTCTCAGCATAGCTATAATCCATGAGTTCCTTTCGGAATATGATTCCGGGTTAATAAACCTGCGAGAGCTCTGCCGAAAGATAATGAAGCAGGCGAAAGAGGGCATGTTAACTCCAGAAAAGCGCATTTCCATGGAGCTTCAAGGGCCTGAGATATTCCTCCCTTCAGAGCAAGCCACTGCCTGTGCCCTGATCATTAATGAACTACTGCAGAATGCTCTGGAGCATGGCTATAAGGACCGCACTTTTGGCCACATCCTGGTTAGGATTGAGGATCTGGAAAACAAGGTGAAAATTACAGTGCACGATGACGGAAGAGGCCTCCCCGAGGGGTTTGATCCTTTTCAAACGGAAAGTCTTGGGCTTAGGATCGTAAAAACCTTAGCAGAAGAAGAATTGCACGGGAGTTTCAGTCTGGAAGGAGCAGATGGAAGCGGAGTCATCGCTACAGTAATTTTCCCCAAGAAGCTCAAATTTTAGTTTTTATTCTGCGATGAAGTTTTTTCCCACCCTCGTGGGTTTAGGGTTCGCCACGGTTTTGGGTCCCACTCGTGGGCGGGATGCAAGAGGCGGCTGATCGCTCCCTTTTTGAGGTTTTGGGGGCACATCCCCCAGACCCCCTGCCAGGGGGCTTTCGCCCCCTGGACCCCTGATTTTCCCCACCCTAATAGGCCGCTATTTGTCCTTTTTAAGGTTCTTGGGGAGTTATTCTTGAGTTCCCTCCACTAACGGTTGTAGTGCAGGCAGTGGGTTGTTAGCTTAGCTAGCAGTGATGTGTTGCTTTGTTTGCACTGATGCGGCAGTTAATCATGGCTTTTTGAAACGAACTCCCAGAAAGGTTTCCAGCACTCCCGGCGTCCTCGGAGGCTCCGGGATTTCTTCCCACAGACCTGAGGTTTTGTCTTTAAGCCACCGGGCTCTTTCGTCTACTGCTCTGCTGAAGTAAACGTTAAGGGTTTCTTCATCCTTGTCTTTGAGGCTTTGTTTCAGCATTTCCAGTTGAGAAATGTATCCATCAATCCAACGGATTACATTGTCAGCATTTTCCAGAAAAGCTCTGGCCCACAGCAAGGAACCTTCCCAGAGAGAGGCTGTGCCCTGGTTGAAAGCAGAGCTCCCAAATCTTCTCATCTCTTTCCACGGGGGTGATTGACACAGAGTTCCCATCAGGGCGGCTGCGGCTACGAGGGGCAATTGTTCTATTCCAGCCAGGAGACCATCATGCTCCGCCGGATCTACAAAGTAAGGGCTGGCACCCATGGCTTTTACAAGGGCCACCGCCAGTTCTATAGCTTCACCACTTGCCTCAGGAGAAGGGGTGAGACAGTATAGGGCTCCTTTTAAAACCTCCGCTGAGGCCGCCTTGACCCCGCCTGCTTCCCCTTGAGGGCTTATGATAGGATTGCCCCCCACAAAATTTACATGGTCGGGAAGCAGTTCTTCAGCCCACTTTATCACCGGCCTCTTGAGAGTAGCAGTATCTGTCACAAGGCATCCTGGTTTGAGGTAAGGGCCTATGACTTTCATGGTGTCCTGAATTGCCTGGAGGGGAAGCGCCAGAATAACTATATCAGCCTTTTCACATGCATTTATGAGGTTCCAATCAGTTCGGTCTACAGCTTTAATTTTGAGAGCTTCGCGAGCTATACCTGGTTCCTTATCGTGGCCTGTTATGGAGATATCAGCCCCTGATTTTTTGAGGGCAAGACCTATGGAACTTCCCACAAACCCTAACCCTACTATGGTTACGTTAGCTTTTGCCATAGTTTCTCCCTAAGTTCCTGACTTTTCACAGGCAGATGGTAAAAGCGAACCCCACACGCTTTATATATGGCATTGACGATGGCTGGAGACGTAGGGATGGAGGGGATTTCACCTATGCCCTTGGCCCCGAAAGGTCCTGCAGAGGAGGGTGCTTCAACGATTACAGGCACAATTTCGGGCATGTCCTTCGCTCTAGGGATCTGGTAGTCTTTAAACCCCCGAACCATAGGGATCCCATCTCTGAGGACAAATTCTTCTTTCAGGGTAAGCCCGATCCCCATCATGACTCCGCCCTCTATCTGCCCTACGACCCCCAGCGGGCTAATGGCTTTTCCCACATCGTGGGCAGCTATAACTTTGAGTACACGCACTTCACCTGTTTCCATATCCACTTCCACAAGAGCCCCCTGCGTGGCAAATCCAAAAGCAAAGTGGTGAGGCCCTTCTTGGCTTATCGGCACAGTAGTCGGAGCTTCATAGAAGTAAGAAGCTCTTGCTTCCTGCCCCTGCTTTTTTGCTATGGAGACAAGTTCCCCCAGGGATAGGGCTTTATCACCCGCTCTGGCAAACCCTCCTTCAAATACGATTTCCATCGGGTGGACGTTCATTTCTTCAGCGGCGATACGAGATAAGAAGTCCTTAACCCGGCGGGTAGCAAAGCGCACCGCATTCCCCGTTATAAAGGATTGCCTTGAAGCGGTGGTAGGTCCGCCCTCTGGAGTGCAACCCGTATCGGCTAATATGACCTTCACAGGTGGAATATCCTGGGCTTGCCAGCCAGGTAGTCCAAACTCTTCGGCAACAATAGCTGCTATCACGCCCGATAGGCCTCCTCCCAGGTCGGCAGCTCCTGCTCGGACTATTATCGTGCCTTCTTCGGTTACTTCTACTTCGGCGCCAGCTTTGTCGGAAACTCCACCGCCCAGGCCCACATTTTTAAAGGCGCAGGCGATACCCCACGCCCTTCTTTTGGTGCCCTCTATTGGGGTGAAAGGAGTACGCTTCATTTCTTCCTCAACCCGGTCCAAGGTCTCCAGAAGGCCAACACTTTCCTCAAGGAGCTGTCCCAGAGGTGTTTTAGTTCCCGCTCGAAGGGCGTTTATCTTTCGGATTTCCAGGGGGGAGAGGCCTAGCTCTTCGGCCATTATATCCATCTGGCTTTCTATAGCGAAGGCTGCCTGGGGCACTCCAAAACCTCGGAAGGCGCCCGAAGGCGGATTATTGGTGTAAACGGCATAGCAATCTACCTTCAAGTTGGGAATTTGATAGGGGCCAGATATGTGGGTGGCGGTGCGGGTCATGACGTGCTCACTGAGGGAAGCATAAGCCCCTGCATCCCCGTAAATTTCTGCCTCCAGGGCCAGAAGTTTCCCCTCTTTGGTAGCACCGGTCTTCAGACGGATTGTGGTGGCATGGCGTTTGGGGTGAACTTTCATGGATTCCTCGCGGGAAAAGACCAGTTTAACAGGTCGGCCCGTTTTGAAAGCGGCCAAAGCTACGTGTATTTGAACGGATATATCCTCTTTACCTCCGAAAGCTCCCCCAATGAAGGTCCCTACCACCCTGACTTTTTCCTCGGGGATAGCTAAACTTTCAGCTATCTGGCGCCGGTCCAGGAACGGGATCTGGGAGCCCACGTACACGGTTATGTTCCCATCAGGATCCACTGTGGCCACCCCCGCTTCGGGCTCTAAAAAGGCGTGCTCGTAGGTTGGGGTGCGGTAAACTCTCTCCACTATTAGGTCGGCCCGGGTGAAGGCTTCATCCACATTCCCGCGACGGATGGATATATGTTTGAGGAGGTTGCCGCCTTCGTGGATTTTCGGGGCATCGGGTTTCAGAGCTTCCTGAGGGGATGTGACGACCGGCAAGGGTTCATAGTCTACTTCTATAAGTTTTAAGGCTTCAGAAGCAATTTCCTCTCTTTCAGCTACCACCATAGCGA encodes the following:
- a CDS encoding prephenate dehydrogenase, which produces MAKANVTIVGLGFVGSSIGLALKKSGADISITGHDKEPGIAREALKIKAVDRTDWNLINACEKADIVILALPLQAIQDTMKVIGPYLKPGCLVTDTATLKRPVIKWAEELLPDHVNFVGGNPIISPQGEAGGVKAASAEVLKGALYCLTPSPEASGEAIELAVALVKAMGASPYFVDPAEHDGLLAGIEQLPLVAAAALMGTLCQSPPWKEMRRFGSSAFNQGTASLWEGSLLWARAFLENADNVIRWIDGYISQLEMLKQSLKDKDEETLNVYFSRAVDERARWLKDKTSGLWEEIPEPPRTPGVLETFLGVRFKKP
- a CDS encoding molybdopterin-dependent oxidoreductase; the encoded protein is MRKFISLKINGENFQVDVDKDTSLLEVLRDHLHLTGTKKGCGEGLCGSCTVIVNGKAVRSCTYKAVNAEGASVETIESLAREGKLHPLQKAFIDYGAIQCGFCTPGMIMSAKALLDQNPSPSDEEIIKAIQPNLCRCTGYSSIVRAIKAAASEIRGEGYIPPTIPSLVAPLKVVGNIIPKPDAILKATGKALYAADLYFEGMLYAKVLRSSYPHARILRIDTTRARNLPGVVAVLTAEDVPGDKTHGVVRKDWPVFAMDKVRYIGDAIAMVVAEREEIASEALKLIEVDYEPLPVVTSPQEALKPDAPKIHEGGNLLKHISIRRGNVDEAFTRADLIVERVYRTPTYEHAFLEPEAGVATVDPDGNITVYVGSQIPFLDRRQIAESLAIPEEKVRVVGTFIGGAFGGKEDISVQIHVALAAFKTGRPVKLVFSREESMKVHPKRHATTIRLKTGATKEGKLLALEAEIYGDAGAYASLSEHVMTRTATHISGPYQIPNLKVDCYAVYTNNPPSGAFRGFGVPQAAFAIESQMDIMAEELGLSPLEIRKINALRAGTKTPLGQLLEESVGLLETLDRVEEEMKRTPFTPIEGTKRRAWGIACAFKNVGLGGGVSDKAGAEVEVTEEGTIIVRAGAADLGGGLSGVIAAIVAEEFGLPGWQAQDIPPVKVILADTGCTPEGGPTTASRQSFITGNAVRFATRRVKDFLSRIAAEEMNVHPMEIVFEGGFARAGDKALSLGELVSIAKKQGQEARASYFYEAPTTVPISQEGPHHFAFGFATQGALVEVDMETGEVRVLKVIAAHDVGKAISPLGVVGQIEGGVMMGIGLTLKEEFVLRDGIPMVRGFKDYQIPRAKDMPEIVPVIVEAPSSAGPFGAKGIGEIPSIPTSPAIVNAIYKACGVRFYHLPVKSQELREKLWQKLT